The sequence gggaaaaggctcagtcttctttttcttaccaCCCCCCATCCTACCATGGAGCCTTCCAAAGAGCAGATGCTCAACTAAtgtttgagggggaaaaaaatgaacaatttattatgattttatttctccTATATTATTGAATAAACGAAGCAAGTTCAGgtgtataacttttattttacagaacAGCAAAATACAAGGAATAAGGGAAACCGAGAATTGatcatcttttacatttttctctattttttgatCCCAACTATTTTACTGCtaatttctttcacatttctaaGGAAATGCCTATTACAATGCTATCTTTTCTTGTTCCAGGTCACTAAAAAAGATGGAAGGTTACcctatttgtttaataaaatggcaaaactatTACTCTTAAACTTCATAAACAGCATTAAGTATGTAACCAATATCATTCATATACTTAGATTCTGAAGctaattaaacttttttaaagaagaagcaACATTTGAAAACCTTCAACAACAAAACATAAATCTGTAAGTTATTCTAATATGCTATTCACTGTGATCCCTCCAACACCACCTAAGCCCCTACACTACTGCAGGAAGGTGCTTCAGATTTCACTACAGGTGGGAGAAGCTGCCCTGGAAGTCGGCCCCAGAACGCACACTGGCCACGGCACCAGTGAGAAGCATAGCTGCAAATCTGGCTTGggctctctcttcctcatctctcaAAGCCTCTTGATACAAGAGTGGGAAGGCACTGGGGACCGTATCATGAATCTTGGCCAAGAATTCAAGGACTTTCATCTTGCTGGTTTCAGCATGGGCTCTCGGGCCCCACAGGAACTCATAGCTTGGAGGATCACTGTTGGCCACCTGGCGGTACTCCAGGTACCCTTCCTGCACCAAATCTTTGGTGATGAGCTTCTTGGGCTCCCCATGGATGAAGTGCTTCTTTCCAGCATATATCCCCATCACATTGAGTACTTCCCAGATATCCTCCTCAGTGGCGCAGTTGCCCTTCATGAAGATCACACAGAGGACTGTCATAAGGAGGCCGGTCTTGGGCATGATCTCCTCACCCCTCATCCTGTCATCACTGGTGCACTGAAATTTGCTGACAAGGGCGTAGCAGTGCCTGGTGGGATCGACTTCCTTCACATCAATGCCAAAGGCCAGCACCATCAGCTCAGAGGCTCTCCTGAGGATCTCATGGAACTGCTCTTTGTACTTTTTGATGACATGCTTCAGCATACCCTCCTTTGTAATGGGCTCTCTCATGTTATACTTGCACAGCAGGAATTGCACCAACAGAATTGCCTTCTGGTCTACAACAGTTCTGCAGGAAAAATCAGTGCTGAGTGATGCCTGAGAGGTGCTTGGTTTTTCTTCATCTTGGCTCTTGGCACCTTCATCAGATCTTGTGCATGAAACACCTGCAGAAGTAGTGGTAGTGGATGGGGCTCTCTGAGACCCCTGGGATCTTCTACCTGACCCAGAAGCAGGGGAGCTCTGGAGATTACCACcaagaggaggggtgggggaggagagagactcTTCTTCCTTTGCTGCAGGGGCCTGAGCATCTTGGAGACGCTGAGCCTCACTCCGGGCCTGACTGTGTTTCTCACGGGCACGGCGCTTGCTCTTCCAGCCCCGAGGCATGATGACACAGGTCAGGGCCAGCAGGCGGGAGTGTGCGCAGGAAGGCAGGCAACGAGGGCACCTGGGGGAGGGACAAGGAGATGCTGTGAGCACCTTCAGCGGGGAGATTCCTCCCTGGCTTTAACCAAGGCCACCTTTGCAGGGTCCTTGAGGGCACTGCTCGAGGACCCACAGGGCTCCTTTTCTGATCAGCCTGTCCCCTGAGACCCCTGCAGAGAAGTCAGTGTGCCTTGGGCTGGCAGGTCTAGGCTCTGTGTGGTCCCCTCTGTAATCCTCTCAGTTCACATTTAGGATCATCCTGTCAACTGTTGGCAGGGCCCGGCCATCCTCCCCTTTACGGCTCTGAAGCTAAACTCCTTCCACCAATGGCCTTCCCTCCCtaaaccccaccccccatcccaggAGGAAATGAGGGAGAGCCTTAGAGGGCCACCCCTGCTGGGGCCTTCCAAAGCTGACAACAGGAGCAGGGGTTGATGGGTTTAATATTGATGTCAGTATTTCAACTGctgtaaaattataaacttttatacTTCAATGAGTCCCAAGGAGCTAGTTCCTTTGCTCGCGGATGCAGGCATGCTTCACGCCATCTAGAGCTGCACTTAGCCTTCAGCTGGCTGCACGAAACAGAAAATCAGacctgccccgccccgccgcgTCCTCTCCCAGAGCCCGGCTTATGTTGCTTACGAGCCTCAGATCCACAGTCAGCCAGCGTTGCGTTTCCGCAATATCATTCATACACTTAGATTCAGTCATTGCTCATGTTGCCACCCCCTTTGTTAGGGTTTTCAGTCGTCGCTCATGTTGCCACCCCCACCAGGCCAAGCCGCCCCCCATCCCCGGCCCCCGCCGGAGTTTGACAGCCCTGCCCGGGGCCTCCCAGGGTGGACCGCAGGGACAGCAAGTGTGTGTGCCGGGTTGAGCGTGCCTTCAGTCCTCGCTCAGTCTCCTCTCGACGCCAAATAAAGCCTGGGATGTTTTCCTCTGTTGATCTGAGAACACCAGCCTCAGATCAACGTCTTCATTCCCTGAGACCCCGAGGCAAAACTGACGGTGCGTTGGGCCTAACAGTCTTGCCGCTAGCCTTTTAGCACGCGTCGGATTGTAGCAGGGATTCTATGATGTCTCCTTTGTTCTAAGGAGGCACGTTCCTGCAATTCTAACTAAGCGTCCTCCTTTCACTCGCAGCGTCTCCTTTCCCCTCCAGAGACCTGAGACCCTGGAGGTGGAAGTCAGTCAGTACCTCATGGTGACAGCTCTGCCCTGGGTTTCCCAGGAGCGAAAGCGGGGGCGGGGCTCTGTGTGGGTTCCTCTATTCTGGGGTGGGTTGTCGCGTCATTCCTCAAGGTGGAGGCATGGAGTAGGGTGTCCTCCTCTTGGCTGCTTCTTTAAAGACTTCCTGGGAAATACTAACTCTCTGAAAGCTCTGAGCTGTTTCCCTGCAAACCTTGCAGAAAATGGATGAGTCCCAGGCTACATACCAGACGGGAAAGTTGCAGTATAAGGCGGGGTCCCAGGACACATGGTGGGCTGTAAAAGAAAAGGCACACTGGCCCATAGCGTTTGTTCGCCAGCCATACTTAGACTTTGGGGAACCTTCTACTCTAAAAGATCTACTTTCTGAGGAGAAGAGGCTAAGCTACAGGATTTTGTGAGACCTAGCTCTTTTATATTACCTCACATTGCTCAGTCCAGTGtggtcacttttattttttgaccCTCATTCatactaagaaatatatttatatctctaacaagtgtgtgtgtatatgcattttTTCATGAAAGAACACCTACCCTTGTTAAGTGTGATTCATTCTTTCCATTCCTTATATTTGatcataatattaatttttttaaaaggtcagtcCTGATCCTCTAAAGAGGTTTCATGTGGTTATTGCACAGCCTCTGGACTCATTCTGTTTCAAACAACACCAACCTTTGGTGCCATCCTGGCCCGTGGGCTCTGAAATGCTGCCTCAGATTCCTTCAGTGAAGCAGTAGAGACTCATGGTCCCAGAGCACAGTGGAAGAATCCAGGGCTCAAGTTTAAAGGCTTTCCTCCAGTCAACCCTGTCATCTGCCTCTCTTGCAGGCTACAGACCTGTCTCGAATTCAGGGCATCCCCCTACCTGCCCACACTCAGGTTCTTGTTCAGTGAAGACTTATTGTCCCTCAGGGATtatttagttttgtgtttttgcttttgttaatgttttttctttattccttctatAATTTTTCCATGGTTGATTTTGGGTACAGGAAACAGTAGCCCATGTTTGATTGTCATTAGCTGCTATGGATAAGGTACTAAATCTgtaaaagaattaaggaaaatcGATATTCTTACAATATCTGTTCCTCATGAATACACATAACATACTATTCTGGTTGAGACTTCTTTTTCCAAAGTCTATCAGGAAACTCTTTTTGTTGCCTCCATGTagattatatacatttttgtatggTTTCCTTCTAGGTATGTTTTTTATATTGTTGCTTTTGTCTTTGGTGTATTTTCGATTAACATGATCTAAGGAATTGTTGATTGTTTCAGGCCAGTCTCTTGATTTTGCTGTGGTGATCTTTTTTTCCACCAGGTTTctgaagttctttatatacttgaCTATTCTCTGTGCCTATTCCCTTAGATTTTTAATTAGAGGATCAAATTATTACCATTGttatcttttgcttttcattaCTCATGACTCTTATTTATTTGCTATTGCTGTATATAGCTCTGTACTGGCTATGTGTTCTTGTCcaggttttttttccagtttttaaattaatagacttttttaaagaacagatttaGGACTACAGAAAATTAAGCAGAGagtacaaagagttcccataCAGCCACTCTCTTCTTCCAGTtagtttctcctattattaacatcttgtatTGGTTCAGTGGATACAAgttcatttgttataattgatcaGCTAATAGTGATACATTATTATTGATTATTGTCCACTGTTTATAACACATTTCACTTTTTGTGCTTTTCAGTTCTATAGTGGTTGACAGAGGCATGACGTCATCTACTCACCAACAGAGCATCATGCAGAagagtttcattgccctaaaagtCCCCCGTGCTCCACCTGTCCATCCCTCAAAACCTCACTTTGAGCCCCTGACAACTCTGAACTTTTTACTCTCtctgaaatttttccttttccagaatatgaTATTGATGGAATGCTACAGTATGTaggcttttcatttatttattttttttttaacaactttattggagtataattgctttacaatggtgtgttagtttctgctttataaaagagtgaatcagttatacatatatccccatatctcttctctcttgcgtctccctccctcccaccctccctatcccacccctctaggtggttaccaagcaccgagctgatctccctgtgctatgcggctgcttcccactagctctctgttttacatttggtagtgtatatatgtccatgccactctctcattttgtcccagcttacccttcccccgccccatatcctcaggtccattctctagtagatctgcatctttattcccgtcttgcccctaggttcttcatgaccatttttttccctcagattccagatgtatgtgttagcataaggtatttgtttttctctttctgacttacttcactctgtatgacagactctaggtccatccacctcactacaaatagctcctTTTGCTAATCAATATACATTTACGTTTCTCTATATCTGTTTGTGGTTTGagatgtcatttcttttcatggctgaatagcGTTCCATCATGTGGactaccacagtttgtttacccattcatctgctgaaggTCATCTTGGTTGATTTCAGTTTTTGGCAACTATGAATTAGTGTACTATTAACATTTGTTTGAAGGCTTTTggatgaacataagttttcaactcttttgagtaaatacctaggcgtttaattgctagatcatatgataagaTTATGTTTAGCTTAAAAGAAACTTCCAGACAGTTTCCAGTGTGTCTCTATCACTTTGCATTCCCTTTAGCactgaatgagagttcctattggtccccatccttgccagcatttggtattgtcaggtgtttgtttttgttttagccatATTAAtaggtatctcattgttgttttaatcccAGAGTCCCTGAAGACatgtgatgttgatcatcttttcgtatgctatttgccatctgtgtatatTTTTGGTGAGGCGTCTGTTCAGCTCTTTTAACCActgttaaattgaattttttgttctcttattgttgagttttttaagagttcattgtatattttagattcacgtttattatcagatatgtctcttacaattattttttcccagtctgtggcttgtcttttcattctcttaatagtaCCTTTTACagagtagaagtttttaattttaatgaagttcagcttatcatttttctctttcatggattgtgcttttggtgttgtgtcTAAAATCTCGTTGCCTAACCCAACACTCTCTCCTatattaccttcttttttttttttttttttttcccactccacatggcaggcaggatcttagttacctgaccagggatcaaacccatggcccctgcagtggaagtgcagtcttaaccactggaccttgAGGGGAgtccctggattttttttaattttgagttttccatttaggtctgtgatccattttgagttaattattttgCAACATGTAAAGTCTGTATCagcattcttttttgttgtatgtgGATGTCTAGCTGTCCCAGCACTGTGAGTTAAAAGACTCCTCTCtctattgaattgcctttgctcctttgttaaagatcagttgactgtatgaGAGGTCTGTTTCTAGGTTTTCTATTCTGTGCCTTGGtctatttgtctcttcttttgcTAATAGTATGtggtcttgattattgtagctttaaagTCCGTTTTGAAATCCAGTAATATCAGTTCTCTGACTTTGATCTTCTTCGGTATTGATTTGAGTTGGTTATTAtggatcttttcattttttatataaactttagatTGTTTGTTGCTATCTACAAAACAACTTGCTGGAGTTTTGAGCAGAATTGTATTGAGTATATAAATCAAGTTGGGAGCAACTGACATCTCAACAATCTTGCATcctcctatccatgaacatggagtgtttgtctatttatttagatcttctttaatttttttcagtgacatttgtatttctcttataaatcttatacatatttttctaagaattactTATAGTCAATCTTTttttggtggtaatgtaaatggCATTAGGTTTTTCAATTgcaaattccatttgtttattggaAAACAATTGACTATTGAATATTAACCTTTGCTTATTGATACCAGGAGTTTGTTTGTGATTGATGATTTGAGATTTCCTACGTAGACAATTAGGTCACCTGTGAGCAAAAAcagttgtattttttcctttcaaatctgtatatcttttgcttccttctcttatcttattgcattggctaggacttccagtccAGTGTTGAATAGGCATGGTGAAAAGGGATATCTTagccttgttcctgatcatagtgtGAGAGCATCGATCGTCTCAGTATGAAGTAGGATGTTTTacttgttgttgttggttttttttagatgttCTATTCAGTATACGAAGCTGAGCCAATGGCTCTCTACTTCTAGTTTGCTGGGAAATTTTATGATGAATGGGTACTGgattttatcaaattcttttcttcacctattgatatgatcatgtgattattttctttagcCTAGTTATATGATGAGTTATCattactgattttcaaatgttgcacacctgaaataaAGTCCACTTAGTTGTGGTATATAATTCCTTTTATACATTGTTAGAtttgttttgcttatattttgttggggaatttgcatctatgttcatgagagatattggtggtcaattctcctttcttttaatttctttttctggttttgaccttagagtgatgctggcctcatagaatgaattaggaagtgtcccctctgcttctgttttctggaagaggttGTAGAGAATTGTTTTCATGtcttccttaaatttttgttagaattcatcagtggattcatctgggcctggtgctgtcTTTATTGGAAGCTTATTAATTAtagattaaatttctttaatagatacaaacCTATTCTGATTATCTATTTATCCTTGTATAGTTTGGGGAAATTGTATCTTCAAGCAATTTGTCGatttaacttttcaaatttgTAGGCATAGAGTTGTTTATGACAttcatttattatccttttaatgtccatgcaATCACTAGTGATggcccttctttcatttctgctatTAGTGATTTAAttggtgttttctctctttttattttccttgagtaGCCTGGTTAGAATgttatcttgttttttcttttggatatgttCAAAGAAATAGcttctggttttgttgtttttctctattttttccctttctttagtgtcattgatttctgttttgatttattatttctttttcctctgcttttttttctcttctttcaccaGTTTACTAAGGTAGAagcttaaattattgattttagatttttctagtATAGGCATTCAATGCTATACGTGTCCCTTTAAGTACTGGTTTTGCTATATTGCACAACTTTTGATAagttgtaattttgtttttatttagttaaacatattttaaaatttctcattagATTTACTCTTCGGCCCATGTGTTATTTCGAAGtatattgtttaatctccaaataccCTTGATTTTCTTGCTACTTTTTTGTTATCAATTTCTAGTTTATTTCCATCGCAGAATGAGATCATTCTTTGtatcatttatattcttttaaatttgatgaTGTGTGTTTTATGGCATagaatgtgatctatcttggtgtATGTTCCATGTGGACTTGAAAATAATGTGCTTTCTGCTGTTGTCAAGTATTCTATGAATGTCATTTAGATCTAGTTAATTGATGTTGCTTTTCAGTTCAACTGCaccttgctgattttctgcctAGTGGATTTGTCAATTATGAAAAGAGATGTGTTGACATCTCCTTCTATAAGAGTAGATGTGTCTCATCAGTGTTTGCCTCGTGTATCTTAACAGAAATTTTTGGTGCATAAACATTAAGGGTTGCCATGATTTCTTTGAGAATTGGCCACTTAATCATTAAGTAATGCCCATCTTTATTCCTGACTTTCTTGTTGTGAATACTGCTTTGTCTGAAATAAATATAGCTAGAGCAGATGTTGTTTTTTTCCACTCATATTAGCATGGTAGAGTTTTCAccatccctttactttctttttttgaatttaatttaattttatttttttatatagcaggttcttattaggtatctattttgtacatattggtgtatatatgtctatcccaatctccccattcatcccacccccgctttgccccccttggtgtctatacatttgttctgtacatctgtgtctctatgtgTGCCTTACAGACTGGtgcaactgtaccatttttctagattccacatgtatgcattaatatacgatatttgtttttctctttctgacttacttccctctgcatgatagactctaggtccatccacgtctctacaaatgacccaattttgttcctttttatggctgagtaatactccattgtatatatgtaccacatctggtttatccattcatctgtcgatgggcatttaggttgcttccatgaccagcTATTGTATCCATCCCTCTACTTTTAATCATttcatgtctttatatttaaagtgggtttcttataaaCAGCATAGGCTTAGGtctcctttgttttcattctttttatcaatctctaccttttaattggtatatttagaccattcacattaaaagtgattattgatacagTTGGATTAACATTGACCAtatttgtaactgttttctaCTCATTGAGCTtactgtttgtttcctttttaatcttgtgctctttttctgccttctctagtTTTAATTCAAGATTTAATGTTATTCCGTTTTCTGTCCTCTTtagcatatcagttatacttttaaaaaatttgtagtGGTTTCTGTAGCGTTTGCGTTTTACGTTTCCAACGTATTCAAGTCCTCTTTCAAATAACCCCATCCTGCTTCATGGTTAGTTCAAGTATCTCGTAACAGTGCAACTATACCATTTCTgccatttatttctcttatccATAATGTATAATCACTGGATGCATTGCTgtcatattattattttgaagaaatagtTATCATTTTCGATGAGttgaaagtaataaaagtaaaaggctttattttatcttcatttactCCTTGTGTTACTCCCTTTCTTTATGTCGGCcaaagtttctgacctatatcataTTCCTTTTCAcagaagaacttcttttaacatttcttgcaaggtagATCTGTGTGACAAATTTCCATCAGTTTTTGTCTGTcagagaaagtctttatttctcattaCTGTTGAAGGATTTTCTCTCCCTGgctacagaattctaggttggtggtagtgtttttgttgttgttgggttttttttcacttcaatgctttaaaaatttaactgTAGTCTTTTCTTGATAGCATCGTTTGTGAAGAGAAATCTTGGTAATTGTTACCCTTGATCCTCTATAgtaagttcttttttctctaccttGTCTCAAGAattctctttttgtttggttttctgcagtttgagtatgatatgcctaggtgtagatttttttttctatttatcctgcttggtgttctctgagcttcctaggTCTGTAGTTtagtgtctgtcattaatttggggaaattctcagtcattattactttgaaaattctgcttccttctctgtttcttcttagaTTATTCCCACTATGCATATGTTACATCTCTTGCAATTGTTCTACAATCCTTGGTTactctttccctttttaaaaattattttgttttctccttgctttttaGTTTGAGGGTTTTCTATCAACGTATATCTTTAATTTCACTGAGTCTTTCCTTGGCCATGTGCAGTCTACTGGTGAGCCTATCAGTGGTATTCTTCATGTCAGTTACGATGTTTTTGATTTCTCACATTTCCTTTTGATGCTTTCCTACAGTTTCCTTCTCTCTACGTACATTACCTACTATTCTTGCATGTTGttcactttttccattagagGCCTAACGTATGAATCATAAGTATTCTAAAATCCTAGTCTGATATTCCAGATTATCTCCTGTATCTGAGTGTGGTTAATTTACTTGCTTTGTTTAATCAGACTGTGCTTTTCTGCCTTTTAGCATATCTTATAATTTTTCGTTGAAGGCTGGActtaatgtatttgaaaataggAATCGATTTAAAGGGCCTTTAGCATGAGAGTTTGTGTTTATCTGCATAAGAGTTATGTCGTGTTTACTGTTTGCTCTTAATGTAGGCACCTGAGATTTCAGTATCCTTGAGTGTTCttgttgtctttgcttttccCTAGGAACGCCTTCATAAGTAGTCTAAGCCTTGCAGTTCTTTCAGCAGGAATCCTCTGGTATTATATTGGACCTTGTTGATGCAGTGGTAAGTTATCCGGGAAGTGTTCTATAATCCTGTGATTAGCTGTCCATGTTTTAGTGGCTCTGTGCCCCCTGGGCTATTACCTTCACAAATGCTTCTCAGCTTTTATCCCCCCTGTTATGTGACATAGGAAGTCTGGAGGGAGCTGGAGTTAGGATTTTCCCTTCATCCAAGTTAGTTGGTTTAGGAAAGTACACAGAACAGAAACATCTGGGCCTGTgtttcaaaatggttactttttcCTAGGTGTATTTCAAAAGGGCTTATGTCCCCCTCATGCCAGAAGCATGAGGACATTTTTCTTGGATCTTTACGGTGAGAACCTGTTAGGACCCCAGAAGGTAAAACTCACAGAAGTGTGTGGGCTCCCCTAAGACTCGGCTCCTAGGAGTTTTGGGCTCTGAAGCTTGTCACACATAGCTTCCAGTGTTGCATCAAGTACAATGTAAATTCTTCTCCTCCTACCTGGATCCAGGACTTTCAGCTCCCAGTGAGCTGTGATTCCCTGTATTTCCCTGTATCTTCAGTTTTGAAGCATTGGTTTTCCCTGTAACTTCagttctctgatggatctaagaagagttgttgattttcagtttgttcagctttttgtcATTGTGAGGATGGGAGTGATGACTTCCAAGATGTTcacgtggcagagcaggaagatcCTTGTCAAATAGTAGAGGTGGTACCATATATCTGTgtcttgtttcttattttattgggaATTCTGATAATATCCACATTTAAGTATGTTTAATACATATAGATTTTACAGAAGAGTAACTCCCTACTAATGTGAGTTTGCTAAAAGTTATTACCATGGACTGGTGTAAAATTTTTATCAAAGGCCCTTTCTTTACCCCTGCATATAATTAAATTGTGATTTAtactaagaaatatatatttggtctttgtccccagaGCTGCTAAAACTGTTGGGGTTTCCTAAGTGAAAAGAGCAAGAAAGGTGAAAGGAGTGTTTCATGTTACTggtaacaagcccctttcaaacacacctgagtttatgttgatgaggtgacttttggaaagcccctaaggGTGGGGGGCTGCCTGGGGGACCCACCATGTGATCAGGGGCTAGGAACTTTCAGTCCTACCCTCTGAGGGAAGAAGGGCTGGAGATTGACTTAATTACCAGTGTCCCATGATTTAATTAATtatgcctgtgtaatgaagcctgCGTACAAATCCTAACCAAAATGGCCTGGAGAGCTTTCAGTTTGGTGAACCCATGTAGGTGCTATGAGGGTGATGCAGCTGGAGAGGGCATGAGAGCTCCACACCCCTTCCCTGCACCTCACTCTaaacatctcttccatttggctgttagGGAGtcacatccttttataataatccagtaatctagtaagtacaCTGTTTCCTTGAGTTCTTTGAGCCACTTTAGAAAATTACCAAACCcagggagggggttgtgggagcccccaatttatagccagtcagtcagaattATGGGAGACCTGGGTTTGGATTAAGTGTAGGGCAATCTTGTGGGAATGAGCCCTTAccttgtgggatctgatgctaactGCAGGTAGGTattgtcagaattgaattgaattgtagg is a genomic window of Phocoena sinus isolate mPhoSin1 chromosome X, mPhoSin1.pri, whole genome shotgun sequence containing:
- the LOC116747842 gene encoding melanoma-associated antigen B10-like; translated protein: MPRGWKSKRRAREKHSQARSEAQRLQDAQAPAAKEEESLSSPTPPLGGAKSQDEEKPSTSQASLSTDFSCRTVVDQKAILLVQFLLCKYNMREPITKEGMLKHVIKKYKEQFHEILRRASELMVLAFGIDVKEVDPTRHCYALVSKFQCTSDDRMRGEEIMPKTGLLMTVLCVIFMKGNCATEEDIWEVLNVMGIYAGKKHFIHGEPKKLITKDLVQEGYLEYRQVANSDPPSYEFLWGPRAHAETSKMKVLEFLAKIHDTVPSAFPLLYQEALRDEEERAQARFAAMLLTGAVASVRSGADFQGSFSHL